A part of Cannabis sativa cultivar Pink pepper isolate KNU-18-1 chromosome 6, ASM2916894v1, whole genome shotgun sequence genomic DNA contains:
- the LOC133039487 gene encoding uncharacterized protein LOC133039487: MTVKCRCRPPKRSMIFTSWTDANPGRRFMRCPLYNQVGGCKFWEWYDPPMCERAAVVIPGLLRKIGKLEDELSSMTSKIAELSSMSKINEHSSMLKFDEDPDLTNMDEGYNESFDDSSPSILVPENKSSQTFRFVLICIVVIFAFLWLKS; this comes from the exons ATGACTGTAAAATGTCGTTGTCGTCCTCCGAAGAGATCTATGATTTTCACCTCTTGGACTGATGCAAATCCAGGTAGAAGATTCATGAGATGTCCTCTGTACAAT CAAGTTGGTGGGTGTAAATTTTGGGAGTGGTATGACCCTCCGATGTGTGAGCGTGCTGCAGTAGTCATACCAGGCTTGCTGAGAAAAATAGGGAAGTTGGAAgatgaactttcatctatgaCGTCGAAAATTgctgaactttcatctatgtcGAAAATTAATGAACACTCATCTATGTTGAAATTTGACGAAGATCCTGATTTAACAAACATGGATGAGGGCTACAATGAAAGCTTTGATGACAGCAGCCCAAGTATTCTTGTTCCTGAAAATAAAAGCAGTCAAACTTTTAgatttgtattaatttgtattgtaGTTATTTTTGCTTTCCTGTGgttaaaatcataa